The sequence TCAACAAATATAATAACATATCCTCTTATATAATTCCATAGCCTAAATATCAACATTTATACTCCCCCGAGCTACTTTAGAAATTCCAGGGAAAGGATTTCTCCGTCTATCATAAGATCCTCCGACGTAATTTCTTTGATAATCAGACCTTCACCGGTAACTCTTATGATTCCCTTCCCCGTATTTACCCTTATTCTGCTGTTGTCATATTCAATAATTCCTTTGTAATTTTCTACAATAAGATTTTTGTTTCCGAACATTGTTATCTTCGGCAAATCCAATACAATCTCTTTCGGCAGTTCCAACAGTTCCGCCATCTTCTCCTTAAGATTTATTTTTTGTTCTTCCTCTTTTCGTTTTTTGGCAGATTTCTTTCTTTTTCCGGGCATAAATCTTCTCCTTCAAAAAACATTTTTCACCAGTATTAAATTTATGCTTCCCAAAATGTATTAATTCCGACACCCAAAACCCTTTAAAACCGAAATCATTTCTCAAGTATAAGGTCATTTACGTCTCCAAACTCAAATCCTCTTTCCCTGGCTCCCTTGATAATCATATCAAGGGCATCCGCATTGTCCTTTGACACTGCATGCAAAAGCAGCACCGCACCGTTGTGAAGATTGTTCATAACCTTATCGTAAGCATATTGCGGACCTCTTATTTTATCCCTGTGCCAGTCATCATAGGCAAAACTCCAAAACAGATTGGTATAGCCCAACTTCTGCGTTATGGCAAGGGTTCTTTCGCTGTATTCGCCCTTCGGCGGTCTTAAAAATTTCATGTTGATACCGAATTTTTCATGAAAGGCTCTGTCAAGCCCCAGGATTTCCTCTTCAAGTTCTTTGTCTGAAAGGCTCGGAAGGCTGGGATGATGTACCGTGTGATTTCCCACCACATGACCCTCTTCTACCATTCTTCTCACCAAATCCTCATGCTCATTTAAATAAGGCCCTGTTATGAAAAATACAGCTTTCACATTGTTGTCCCGAAGAACGTCAAGAATCTTTGAAGTGTAGCCGTTTTCATATCCTTCGTCAAAAGTAAGGTATATTACCTTTTTGGAGGTATCACCCAAATAGACGCCCCCGTATTTTGCCAAAAGCTCCGGTGCCCCGGGATCTGCCTGCGGTGTTTCGCCGTAACCTTTTCTTAATATTCCCCAGCGCAGAACCTTGTTGCTGTAGCCCCCGCTGACAGGAATCGCTTCCACTTCCGCAAAAACATCCTCATATTCTTCATAAGGCACCTCGTCTATCACCCCGTCACTTAACATTCCGGTGATCTCCGTTGTAAAATCCAGATTCTCAAGGCGCACCGAGAATACTCCGCCCATGTCCGGCAGCTTGAGATTTTCCTGCTCTCTTGTCGCCAAAAATCTTATTGACAAAAGTAAAGCTAACATTATTGTTAGAACAATCGCTCCTCTGATTACTCTTCTTTTTATCATTGTACAAGCCTCCCAATAAAAACACTGCAGGCCTTAAATAATGTACTTAAAATATAGTACAAAATTTAAGGCCTACAATATTTATACATTGGATTTTCCAAAAAAATAACCTGTTCTTCCGCTCTAAAAAATTTTATTATAAAAAATTTTTTAACAAGCAAAAGCTTTCAAGCTTTTAAAACAAAAGGAGGCAACAAATGCCCCCGCTCTTTCCCAAACGGCGGATAAAATATCATAACGGAGTAAGGAGGTTGTACTTTAACACCGACCCGTCGTCCCTGACTTTTGGTATCGTAATCTTGTCCACTTTGGTGATGCTGATTTTGTATCCGAAACTGTCTCTGAAAATCTCCACCACGCCTCCCAGCATGTTCAGCGCATAATCAAGTTTTTCCGGATCGGCAATGGCTTTTACAACATATGGGGGGAATATTTGCCTTCCGTTTATAACCATGTACGGATCCGCGTATCTGATCTCCGTCATCGCCACAATGCGTTCACCGTTTATTGATATGGCCTGCGCCTCTGCGGCTCTAAGCTCATTGACGAGTTTCAATAAGTCAATGTCATACACTTTCTGATAATCATACTCTCCGTCATCCAAAACTATCTCAACACCGGGACCCTGAACATCAACCAGACCGGCAAGCATTCTGGCCCTTGTAAGCTGCTCTTTTATACTTTCTTCAATCTGTTTATTGTTTCCCGCCGCATCGATATACTGCGCCAACTGTTTTTCCAATTCCTCGTTTCTGGCACGCAGATTCTCGTTGTTCTTTTTTTCCTCCAGAAGTTCTTTCTGAAGGTCGTACAGGTTTTTTGTCTGACTTGCCGACACTCTTTTGTTGCTCTCGATGCTTTTATACTGCCATGACAACATGATACCCAATATAATACATATTATGGTAATTGATATATTTCTTGAAAATTTCATTACTCGACCACCTCCAAGCCGCTGACTAAATCATCAATATCTCCGCCATATTTTGGTATTACTATATCCTTCGCCATCCGAACTTCAAATTTTTTGTTAAACATTTGAAACTCACCGGCAATAGGACTGTTTACAAGCGCTTCATAGAGCTTTTTGGGATCACCTATTGCCTTTATTTCGTACGGGACCGGATACCGGTTTCTGTTGATACGCACCGTAGGTCCCAAACAAATTATTTCGCTTGTAGATATAATCCTCTCATTGTTAACCGATATGGCCTGCGCTCCTGCTTTTTTAAGTTCGTTTAAAACTTCCATTATTTCCACGTCATGCACAACATAATACTCAAGTTTTCCTCCATACTGCTGCGGAGCATCCGCCAAATATACAATCACTCCGTTTCCCACCACGTCAGTAAGACCTGCCACAAGTTTTGCTTTCTCCCACTCTCTGGCAAACTCATCGTCATTTTTTCGTTCCATGAACATTTTAATGTACTCATCCTGCTTTTTAATGTTCTGGTCGATTTCCTCCCTAAGTTTGCTTCCTTTGAGCTTTTCAGTTTTTATTTCATTTTGGAGGTTCTCAATCTGATAAGCAATAGAAGGTTTATTCTTCTTGGAATTCAAAACGCTTCTAAACTGGACTGATAAAAGTATTCCAAAAACCAAAAACAAAAGCGCCAAAATATAGCTTTTATCATTTTTTTTCATATCCCAGCTTCCTTTTCCCCATTGTAAAATAAAGCTTTTTACGTTTATAAAAAACATTCAATAATTTAATTCTACATTAAAAACACACTATTTCAAGTACCAATATATAAATTTCTTATTATATAACAACAAATCTCCAATAATGATACAATAATTAAATTCTGGTTATACTAAATAAATCAAATTAAACAATTAACAATCTAAGTTTAATATATCGGAGGTGTATTTAATGCTTTGGAGCCTGCTTATGCCAAAGCTTGTTTTCAGAGACATCAGCGTATCCTTTGATAATGTTTTGGACGTTGCAAAAGCCTCTAGCGGCGGACAGAGGGATGTAAATTTTCTTAAATTTCTTGTGGACAGCAAACTTCTTGTACAGGAAGAAGCTATTCTTGCCAGAACGATTACAGACTTTAAAGAAGAAACATACATGCAAAAATACAAAAAAATGCGGGATGAAAGCACCAGACACTATCTGTGCAGAGCAATACTGACAGAAGAATTGGACAAACTCGGAATCGACGTGGTGCCCGGGACAGACGTCGGAAACATGAACATACTTCGGGCCAATGCAAACTATGACATTGCCGCAAAAGACTTAAGCTTTATCATGGATATAGGCTTTACCCCCGCAAGAAACTTCTTCAGAGGACTCACAGACACACGGGTAAAATATTATCTCGTTACCACATATTTTGACGACTACATGGACGACATAATATTCTGCTGCCTCAAAAGAGCAGATGATGAAGCTTTTCTTGATGCCGTAAAAGATTACGAAGACGGTTTTAAAATGTTTATTCCCGAAGATTCTTTATCCGCAGGAACCGAAAATTTTGATACCGACACCCTTCCTTAAAACTATTCACAATCTTAAGGGCAAAATTTGCTCCGATTTTTTCAGCATTAATTTTCTCAACCTTTGCTTTTGTGTTGTTTTTTGTGGTATATATTAAATGTTAGTATAGTTACAAGCAAGCGGAAGGGTGGTTTTAATGTTCTATCAGATAAGGTACCAAACAGGTGAAATTGAGGATATGGTCGCGGAAATGAAAAAAGGCAACATCCCGTGCATGGATGTTGACAATATGGATGAATTCAACTGGGTGGTAAAGAAACTGGAAGAATATAATATTTACCTTGCGAAAAATATTCCTTTTGACAAAAATGCAAGGGACAGGGTAAAAGAGCCGGAATTTGAATTCAGAGCGGCTTTTTCGTCAAGCAAAGACTCGGAAGACAATCTTATGTATATTGACTTTTATTTTGAGCCTTATGTGGAAAAGGACTATGATCCCATATTCGGAGACTGATAATCTTAAAGGGGCGTCAAAGCCCCACTTTTTTAACCAAAACGCTTGTAAATCGTCTGTTATTTCTGACTTATCTCTCTTACTTTATTGACGTAGAAATTCGTAAGTTCTTCTGCAAATTCAGCGGAATAACTTTCGCTTTTAATTCTGCAGACGGGCTGTTCGGCATCAGGCAAAACCAATACCCATCCGCCGTCTTTGAATATCTTTACTCCTTCAAGGGTTTCAATGCTTTGTCCCTCATTTTCCTGGATAATCTGTCTTATTACTTTTCCTTTTACGTTCCACGAACATTCAACCTCTTTTTCGCTTACATAGAAATCCGGTATCATGTTTACAAGGTCGGAAAGACTGTAGTTTTCCGATTTCATGAAATCAAGAATTTTCACCAGTCCGGCAATGGCATCAAAATGCAGCGTAAACTGTTCATACACATTTTCCTTTGTTTCGTTGCCAAGCATCTTGTTCATAATATCCTGAGGAGACGTTTTCGTTCTTATTACCTTGCCGTTGTTTTGCTCTGCCAGTTTGTCCACAACCGAGCTTGTGGAAATCGGCACCACCACTGTTCCGCCCTGAACGGTTTTAAACACAATCAATGAAATAAGGGCCGTAAACATGTCATCCGATACAATCCGGCCATTATTGTCCACCAGCATCATTTTTTCAGAAGTATCTTCAATTGACACACCTAAATCGTAGTTTCCCATTTTTATCATGTCGGTAAAATAGGTCATTTCCGCAGATTTATTGCCATTTCTCATTGTTTTGGCATTACGCAAATCAAGCGAAGTTTTTTCTACCGTACAGCCAAAAGTTTCAAGCAAATTGCCCACTGTTTCGAGAATGAAACCGGACAAAGAATTAAGAGCTATACGATAACCGAAGTCTTTTGACCGGGTGTTGTTTATTATATTTCTCAAGTAGTATTTGGTATAGTCAGGTATTACTTCAACATCTTTTATGGCCTCTCCCTCACATCTGCTGAAGTCTTCCCTCTGGAAAGCATTCTCAATTTTTCTCTCCACTTCTCTTTTTATATTGCTGCCGTTTTTGTCCAAAAAGTCCACGGTAAGCCGGCCGAAATTTGTGCTTGACGTGCTTATATGAATTCCTCCGTCAGCTCCGTAAAACCTTACTGCGGATCTTGCAACTGGCAAATGGAGGACTCCAAAGTCCAAAACCTTAAGTCCTGCGGAAAGCAGCCCCGACATAAAAGACATCTTCAGCATTTTGGCAGCGGCCGAGTCGTCAGAGCTTACCCCTATTTTACCCTTGCCCTTAAAAATAGCTCCGTAGGCAGCACCAAGCTTTGAAGCATATTCCGGAGTAATATCCACATTTATTTCTCCGGCAACTCCCCTGAAACCAAATATGGAACGGACAAATTTTGAACCCCATACAAGGTTTGAATTTACCTCAGTTCCTCCCTCCACAATCTTGTTAGGCCATATTTTAATGCTGGGCTTTATCACCGCATTTTTTCCTATTTGAGTATCATCACCTATAACGGAATTTTCAAAAGCAAAAACCCCTTCTTTGATATTGACCTTGCTGCAAACTACGGTACCTCTCAGTTGGGTATTGGTTTCAAGCACGTTGTTTTTCCAAAGAATGCTCCTCTTTATACCACTCCTCTCACCAATAATATTATTGTCTCCCAAAACGGAATAACTGCCGATAACAGAATCTTTCTTGATCCGGGTATTTGCTCCAATAACACAGGGCTCTTCAATAACAACGTTTTCCTCTATTACGGTTCCTTCTCCCACCCATACTCTGTCTTTTATTTTATTTCCCGGTATGTTTATTTTCACTTTGCCGTCCAGAACATCCATATGGGCTTTGCTGTATGCCATGAGGTCTCCTATGTCGCACCAGTATTCATCGGTGATGTATCCATACATGGGTTTATTTTCCTTAAGCAGCATAGGAAACAAATCCTTGCTGAAATCAAACATTTCATTTTTGTTAAAATATTTTAAAACCTCAGGAGACAGTATATA comes from Acetivibrio thermocellus ATCC 27405 and encodes:
- the yqfC gene encoding sporulation protein YqfC codes for the protein MPGKRKKSAKKRKEEEQKINLKEKMAELLELPKEIVLDLPKITMFGNKNLIVENYKGIIEYDNSRIRVNTGKGIIRVTGEGLIIKEITSEDLMIDGEILSLEFLK
- the pdaA gene encoding delta-lactam-biosynthetic de-N-acetylase; amino-acid sequence: MIKRRVIRGAIVLTIMLALLLSIRFLATREQENLKLPDMGGVFSVRLENLDFTTEITGMLSDGVIDEVPYEEYEDVFAEVEAIPVSGGYSNKVLRWGILRKGYGETPQADPGAPELLAKYGGVYLGDTSKKVIYLTFDEGYENGYTSKILDVLRDNNVKAVFFITGPYLNEHEDLVRRMVEEGHVVGNHTVHHPSLPSLSDKELEEEILGLDRAFHEKFGINMKFLRPPKGEYSERTLAITQKLGYTNLFWSFAYDDWHRDKIRGPQYAYDKVMNNLHNGAVLLLHAVSKDNADALDMIIKGARERGFEFGDVNDLILEK
- a CDS encoding DUF881 domain-containing protein, with amino-acid sequence MKFSRNISITIICIILGIMLSWQYKSIESNKRVSASQTKNLYDLQKELLEEKKNNENLRARNEELEKQLAQYIDAAGNNKQIEESIKEQLTRARMLAGLVDVQGPGVEIVLDDGEYDYQKVYDIDLLKLVNELRAAEAQAISINGERIVAMTEIRYADPYMVINGRQIFPPYVVKAIADPEKLDYALNMLGGVVEIFRDSFGYKISITKVDKITIPKVRDDGSVLKYNLLTPL
- a CDS encoding DUF881 domain-containing protein, whose product is MKKNDKSYILALLFLVFGILLSVQFRSVLNSKKNKPSIAYQIENLQNEIKTEKLKGSKLREEIDQNIKKQDEYIKMFMERKNDDEFAREWEKAKLVAGLTDVVGNGVIVYLADAPQQYGGKLEYYVVHDVEIMEVLNELKKAGAQAISVNNERIISTSEIICLGPTVRINRNRYPVPYEIKAIGDPKKLYEALVNSPIAGEFQMFNKKFEVRMAKDIVIPKYGGDIDDLVSGLEVVE
- a CDS encoding mannose-1-phosphate guanyltransferase, translated to MKAVIMAGGEGTRLRPLTCNRPKPMVPVVNKPVMEHIIELLKKHGFTDIAVTLQYLPDMIKDYFGDGSDFGINLRYYVEDKPMGTAGSVKNAEEFLDDTFLVISGDALTDIDLGKAVEYHYSKGSMATLVLKKVDIPLEYGVVVTDENGRITRFLEKPSWGEVFSDTVNTGIYILSPEVLKYFNKNEMFDFSKDLFPMLLKENKPMYGYITDEYWCDIGDLMAYSKAHMDVLDGKVKINIPGNKIKDRVWVGEGTVIEENVVIEEPCVIGANTRIKKDSVIGSYSVLGDNNIIGERSGIKRSILWKNNVLETNTQLRGTVVCSKVNIKEGVFAFENSVIGDDTQIGKNAVIKPSIKIWPNKIVEGGTEVNSNLVWGSKFVRSIFGFRGVAGEINVDITPEYASKLGAAYGAIFKGKGKIGVSSDDSAAAKMLKMSFMSGLLSAGLKVLDFGVLHLPVARSAVRFYGADGGIHISTSSTNFGRLTVDFLDKNGSNIKREVERKIENAFQREDFSRCEGEAIKDVEVIPDYTKYYLRNIINNTRSKDFGYRIALNSLSGFILETVGNLLETFGCTVEKTSLDLRNAKTMRNGNKSAEMTYFTDMIKMGNYDLGVSIEDTSEKMMLVDNNGRIVSDDMFTALISLIVFKTVQGGTVVVPISTSSVVDKLAEQNNGKVIRTKTSPQDIMNKMLGNETKENVYEQFTLHFDAIAGLVKILDFMKSENYSLSDLVNMIPDFYVSEKEVECSWNVKGKVIRQIIQENEGQSIETLEGVKIFKDGGWVLVLPDAEQPVCRIKSESYSAEFAEELTNFYVNKVREISQK